GGCCGGCGCCACTGGCAGACCACGCCCGATTCCGTTTTCTTCCACGCCCCATGAATCGAACCGGATACCTCGCCGAGCTTCGCTCGCTGCTGCGCCTCGCAGCGCCGATCATCGTGAGCCAGGTCGGCCAGGTCGGCATGAACACGACCGACACCATCATGGTCGGTCCGCTCGGCGCGACCCCGCTCGCCGCCGCAGGCCTCGGCTCCGCGATCCACCAGTTCTTCGTCACGATCTCCGTTGGCGTGATCGTGGGCATGGCCCCGCTGATCAGCCAGGCGTTCGGGGCCGGAGACCGGATCCAGGTCCGCCGCACGCTCGTGCAGGGCATGTGGCTCGCCGCGCTGCTCAGCGTTCCCGTGATCCTCGTCTCACTCGCAGGGCACGAGCTTGCGCTCATGCTGGGGCAGGCACCGGAGGTCGCCGCGCCGACCGGCGAGTACCTGCGCGCGCTCGCGGGCTCGGTTCCCGCCGTCTTCCTCTTCATGGCGTACCGGCAGTACCTCGAGGGGATGGGCTTCGCGCGGCCCGCAATGGTGTTCACGTTCGTGGGACTCGGACTCAACGTCGTCGCCAACCGCGTGCTCATCTACGGCGTTGGCGACGTCATCCCCGCGATGGGACTGGCCGGCAGCGGCTACGCGACCACGATCGTGCGCTGGGTGATGTTCATCGGGCTCGCCGTCTACGTCGTGATGCGCAGCGACCTGCACCCCTTCCGCGGTGTGCGACGCCGCCTCGACCCGGCGCTCCTCGGTCGGATCATCACCATCGGTGCACCCGTCGGTACGCAGTTCGGCCTCGAGGTCGGCCTGTTCGCGTTCGGCGCGGTCATGATGGGGTGGGTCGGCGCACTGGAGCTGGCGGCGCACCAGGTCACCATCAACATCGCGTCCACCACCTTCATGGTCGCACTCGGCGTTTCGCTCGCCGGATCGATCCATGTCGGCCAGCACATCGGCGCAGGGCGTACCGGCGCCATGCGACGGACGGTCCTCGCGACCTACACGCTCGCAGTCGGCTTCATGGGACTGTGCGCGCTGCTCTTCGTGGTGATGGGCGAATCGCTGATCCGCCTGTACACCAGCGACGCCGCCATCGTCGCACTCGGCGCCCAGCTCCTCATGGTGGCCGCTGCGTTCCAGCTCTTCGATGGCGCGCAGGTCGCAGGCGTCAGCGTGCTGCGCGGCGCTGCCGACACCCGCATCCCGATGATCGTCTGTGGCGTGGGCTACTGGGGCGTCGGTGTGCCCGTCGCACTGATGCTCGGCTTCCGCACCGCGCTCGGACCCGTGGGCGTGTGGATCGGACTCTCCGCCGGGCTCGCTGCCGTGGCAGTGATGCTCGCACTCCGCGTGCGCCGCCTGCTCTGGCGCGGGCAGGTCCGCCGCCTCCCCGGCGCACCACCGGTCGCAGGCGGCTGACGGCTGTATCGGGGGGTACGGTCTCCCGGCCAAACCCGGGGATACGGTCTCCGGGCCGGCCATCGACGCATGGCTGCTACGGCTCGTTCCAGCTCTCCACCCTGACCCGCAGTCCGGCCTCCCGCGGATCCCGCGTGAAGACGAACACCGCGGCCTCACGCGAACCCGCCGGCAGGTAGTCGAGCAGTACCATGGTCGGGGGCGACGCACCCGCGTCCAGCTCACCGCTCACCTGCACGTCCGCCGCGGCCGAGCCGCCGTCATTGCGAACCGTGACGTGCACACGGTGCAGCGCGCCGGTGCGTCCGATCGAGTCCACGGCAACCGAGATCGAGGGTGGACCCCTGCGCGCAATGAACCCGTCATACGCGATCAGCCCGAACGAGCCGAGCACGACCAGCACGGCGATGCCCGACACGATCCACTGGATCAGCGGAACGCCTTCCTGGTCTCCGTGTTTGCCCGGATCGCGATCGCCGTCCCTGCCGCTGCTGCTTCGCCCTTGTGCCATCACGCCCGCCTCACAGGATCAGTCGTGCGCTCGCCGCACCGACAGAAGCGGGGAACCCGAGCACCGCGGCCATCATCAGCGCCGGCGCCGCCGTCACGTGCTCGACCCGCCCGAAGCACCAGAGCACGTAGAGCGAGATCAGGAACGCGAGCGCGTACCCGACGATCGTGAACCGCAGCACGATGCTCCACATCGGCGTGCCCTCCGGCGCCGCCTCCTGCCCCCGGAACTCGACCGCGTAGACGAACGCGTGCATCAGCAGCAGCGAGACGACCATGAGCGCGAGCACGAGCGGTGCGCCCATGCGTGCCGCAATGAGCTGGACCTCTTCCGTCGGTGCGATGTTCAGCGCCAGGTAGAGTGCACCCGCACTCATGAGCAGCAGCTCAGCGAAGTAGCCCGGCCGCTCCTCGTCCTCCTTGTGCTCGCCGCCCCCGCCGTCCTCGTCCTCCTCCTCCCCGCCCGCCAGCGTCCCGTGGGCCAGCACCGCTCCAAAGCTCCCGGCCGATGCCTGCAGCACCAGCTTGCCCACGATCTCACTCATCGACATCCCGCTCCACACGACGCGGAACAGGAGCAGCACGAACGTCGCCGCAACCAGCGCGACCAGGTACGCCGTCATCGCATCGAGCACCACCTGCAGACGCCCCTGCGCCTTCTCGAACCCCGACATGTACGCCAGCCCGACGAGCAGTGGCAGCACGAACGCCAGAAACGCCAGCAGCCGCTCCCGCTCCAGCGTCGCCCCCAGCGACCACGTCTCCATGGTCATCATGATCGGAATTCCGAAGATGACCGCCCCCGCAAACGCGCGGGACAGCGCTTTCAGGTACTTCCGGCTTCGCTCGTCCATGACGGCCGGCTGGCGAGGCAGGGCGTGTGCCAACCCAAATGCTGGAACTGCGGGATCTGGGCGGTGGGGGCGCGAGATGGGCGGCGGGAAAACCGGGTCGAAGTGCGGGCAGCGGGCGATGGGGGGCGCCCACCACCCCATGCCCAGCCGCCCGCAGTCAGGAAGTCCCGAAGTGTCCGCCACCCACCTCGCTCCCCCCACCGCCCACAACCCGCAGGTTCAAAGACTGGAAACCGGCGGCCGCGCCTCCCCGTACGACCTCCTCAGTACGCTCCCCTTTTCCCCACGCGCAGGCACCAATGAACGACCTCAAAGTCGGTCTCCGCGTCCTCCGGAAGAATCCGGGTCCTTCGCTCTTCGCGGTTCTCGCGCTCACGCTCGGTATCGGTCTCACGGTGATGATGTTCAGCATCATCTACGGCGCGATCCATCGTGGGCTGCCCTTCGACAGACCTGATCAGCTGGTGCACCTCGAGCGGTCGCAGCCGTCGCGCGGCATCGAGAGCATGGAGGTCACGATCCACGATTTCACCGACTGGCGTGCGCAGCAGCGCCAGTCGTTCGTGGATCTGGGCGCGTGGTACGCCGGCACGGTGAACGTCGCGGATCGCGGGGTGCCGGAGCGCTACGACGGGGCGTTCATCACGCCGTCGACGTTTGCGCTGCTCGGTGTGCGCCCGATCCACGGCCGGCTGTTCCGCGAGGAGGAGACGTCGCGCGCGGAGCCGATGACCGTGCTGATCGGCTACCGCATGTGGCAGGACCGCTATGAGGCGGATCCGGAGATCGTCGGTCGCGTGATCCGTGTGAATGGCGAGCCGGCGACCATCGCCGGTGTGATGCCCGAGGACTTCCTGTTCCCGTTCAACCAGCAGGTGTGGGTACCGCTCCGGCTGGACCCGGTCGAGCTGAAGCGCGGTGAGGGGACGACACTGGAGGTGCTCGGCCGGCTGCGCGAGGGTGTGACCATCGATCGCGCGATGGTGGAGATGAGCGGCATCACGCAGCGGCTCGCCGCGGAGTACCCGCAGACCAACGAGGGCATCTCCCCGATCATCAAGCCGTTCACCGAGGAGTATATCGGCGAGGAGCCGATCAACATGCTGTACACGATGCTCGGTGCGGTGTTCTTCGTGCTGCTGATCGCGTGTGCCAATGTTGCGAACCTGCTGATGAGCCGCGCCGCGACGCGCACCAAGGAGGTCGGCATCCGCACCGCACTGGGCGCATCGAAGATGCGGATCGTGGCGCAGTTCATGGCCGAGGCGCTGCTGCTTGCCGGTGCCGGCGCCCTGCTCGGCCTGCTCCTCGCCTGGACCGGCGTGCGCATCTTCAACGCGGCCATTGCCGACACGAACCCGCCCTACTGGATCGACATCCGCATCGACAGCGCCGCGATCCTGTTCGCGCTTGCCGTCACTGGCATCGCGGCCCTGATCTCGGGAGCGATCCCGGCGTACCACGCGGCGCGCGCGAACGTGAACGAGATCCTCAAGGACGAGAGTCGCGGCTCCTCCAGCTTCCGGCTCGGGCGCATGAGCAAGGCGATCGTCGTGTTCGAGATCGCGCTCTCCTGCGGGCTGCTGATCGGCGCGGGTCTCATGATCAAGAGCGTGACGCAGCTCAAGACCATCGACCTGAACTTCCCGACGCAGATCTTCACGGCGCGCGTCGCCCTGATGGAAGCCGCCTACCCGGACTCGATCGCGCGCGACAACATGCAGCGCGAGCTGCTGCAGCGGCTGCAGCAGATGCCGGAGCTGGAAAGCGCGACGCTGCTCACGGCACTGCCCGGCCTCGGATCGGGCGGGCCGGAGGTCCGGATCGAGGGCGTCGAATACGACCTGGAGGGGGAGCTCCCGTTCGTGCGCGGCAACACGATCGCGCCGAACTACTTCGAGACGTTCCAGGTCGCGCTGCTCGAAGGGCGCGCGTTCGGCGACCAGGACCGGATGGATGCGCCGCGCGTCGCCATCGTCAACCAGTCGTTCGCAACGAAGTTCTTCAGTGGCGACTCACCGATCGGGCGGCGCATGCGCTTCGGCCGGGAGATCGACGCGCCGTGGATCACGGTCGTCGGTGTGGTCCCCGACATGTTCGAAGGCGGTCTCGACAACGACGTGCGCGAGGCGGTCTACACTCCGCTCGCGCAGGCGCCGCCGCAGTTCTTCTCGATCGCCGCACGCACGCGCGGCGAGCCGCTCGCCGTGACGCAGCAGGTGCGC
The genomic region above belongs to Longimicrobiales bacterium and contains:
- a CDS encoding MATE family efflux transporter, yielding MNRTGYLAELRSLLRLAAPIIVSQVGQVGMNTTDTIMVGPLGATPLAAAGLGSAIHQFFVTISVGVIVGMAPLISQAFGAGDRIQVRRTLVQGMWLAALLSVPVILVSLAGHELALMLGQAPEVAAPTGEYLRALAGSVPAVFLFMAYRQYLEGMGFARPAMVFTFVGLGLNVVANRVLIYGVGDVIPAMGLAGSGYATTIVRWVMFIGLAVYVVMRSDLHPFRGVRRRLDPALLGRIITIGAPVGTQFGLEVGLFAFGAVMMGWVGALELAAHQVTINIASTTFMVALGVSLAGSIHVGQHIGAGRTGAMRRTVLATYTLAVGFMGLCALLFVVMGESLIRLYTSDAAIVALGAQLLMVAAAFQLFDGAQVAGVSVLRGAADTRIPMIVCGVGYWGVGVPVALMLGFRTALGPVGVWIGLSAGLAAVAVMLALRVRRLLWRGQVRRLPGAPPVAGG
- a CDS encoding TIGR02587 family membrane protein — its product is MDERSRKYLKALSRAFAGAVIFGIPIMMTMETWSLGATLERERLLAFLAFVLPLLVGLAYMSGFEKAQGRLQVVLDAMTAYLVALVAATFVLLLFRVVWSGMSMSEIVGKLVLQASAGSFGAVLAHGTLAGGEEEDEDGGGGEHKEDEERPGYFAELLLMSAGALYLALNIAPTEEVQLIAARMGAPLVLALMVVSLLLMHAFVYAVEFRGQEAAPEGTPMWSIVLRFTIVGYALAFLISLYVLWCFGRVEHVTAAPALMMAAVLGFPASVGAASARLIL
- a CDS encoding ABC transporter permease, whose product is MNDLKVGLRVLRKNPGPSLFAVLALTLGIGLTVMMFSIIYGAIHRGLPFDRPDQLVHLERSQPSRGIESMEVTIHDFTDWRAQQRQSFVDLGAWYAGTVNVADRGVPERYDGAFITPSTFALLGVRPIHGRLFREEETSRAEPMTVLIGYRMWQDRYEADPEIVGRVIRVNGEPATIAGVMPEDFLFPFNQQVWVPLRLDPVELKRGEGTTLEVLGRLREGVTIDRAMVEMSGITQRLAAEYPQTNEGISPIIKPFTEEYIGEEPINMLYTMLGAVFFVLLIACANVANLLMSRAATRTKEVGIRTALGASKMRIVAQFMAEALLLAGAGALLGLLLAWTGVRIFNAAIADTNPPYWIDIRIDSAAILFALAVTGIAALISGAIPAYHAARANVNEILKDESRGSSSFRLGRMSKAIVVFEIALSCGLLIGAGLMIKSVTQLKTIDLNFPTQIFTARVALMEAAYPDSIARDNMQRELLQRLQQMPELESATLLTALPGLGSGGPEVRIEGVEYDLEGELPFVRGNTIAPNYFETFQVALLEGRAFGDQDRMDAPRVAIVNQSFATKFFSGDSPIGRRMRFGREIDAPWITVVGVVPDMFEGGLDNDVREAVYTPLAQAPPQFFSIAARTRGEPLAVTQQVRGVVNAIDADLPIYFVRTLQDAIDRSYWFYSVFGVLFMVFGGAALFLAGVGLYGVMATSVAQRTREVGVRMALGAQARDVLTMVLRQGMVQIAIGIALGLGIAAALGNLLAIVLYEVDPRDPVVFASIITFLVAAALFACFVPARRATRVDPNIALRAE